From a region of the Oryzias melastigma strain HK-1 linkage group LG4, ASM292280v2, whole genome shotgun sequence genome:
- the chm gene encoding rab proteins geranylgeranyltransferase component A 1 isoform X2 — translation MAAEDLPSEFDVVILGTGLTESVVAAACSRVGQRVLHLDRRSYYAANWASFTFNALLTWIQEQQEGPQPEQVQDWSSLLEEGEELIHLSNPDLDSITNIQVVSYASEEEEEVPDTTKEETSADGPLEAESADSREEESAEAEEESAEKEAESAETEAESAEKEAESAEAEEESAEKEAESAEAEKEQATKLKGEEPEEDQSHPVSASGQSEPTRKKISYAQLVKEGRRFNIDLVSKLLFSRGSLVDLLIRSNVSRYTEFKNVTRILTYRHGNLEQVPCSRADVFASRQLSVVEKRKLMRFLTSCMEETETEQAYSSHPYSKFLQDQQLGDNLQHFLLHSIAMVTEDTPTEAGLAATRHFLRSLGRYGNSPFLFPVYGLGEIPQCFCRMSAVFGGIYCLRHSVSCLIVDDNRCKAVIDSRGQRISCSHFVVEDGYLGSMRTVTTPTRLLSRAVLITDSSVLSSDSEQQVSMVTIPPGEACQSAVKMVELCSSTMTCMPGTYLVHLTCQSVSSAFDDLSQLVTRMFNTPESQEPGGRPAVLWSLYFNMVDGTVPRVEGQGLPSNVHVCSGPEGSLDHEQNIKQAELIFQKIVPDEEFCPPAPNPEDIIYDGEGPTPSAEEQDSVKEAGLQEESGEDLSPQLEQ, via the exons ATGGCTGCGGAGGACCTGCCCTCGGAGTTTGACGTCGTCATCCTGGGCACAG GTCTGACGGAGTCCGTGGTGGCGGCGGCCTGCTCCAGAGTGGGTCAGAGGGTTcttcacctggacag GAGGAGTTATTATGCTGCTAACTGGGCCAGCTTCACCTTCAACGCTCTGCTCACCTGGATCCAGGAGCAGCAG GAGGGGCCTCAGCCAGAGCAAGTACAGGATTGGTCGAGCCTGCTGGAAGAAGGGGAGGAGCTAATACACTTGTCAAATCCAGACCTTGACTCCATCACTAACATACAGGTGGTCTCCTACGCCAG tgaggaagaggaggaagttCCAGACACCACCAAAGAAGAAACATCTGCAGATGGCCCATTAGAGGCGGAGTCTGCAG ATTCAAGGGAGGAGGAGTCAGCCGAGGCAGAGGAGGAGTCAGCCGAGAAAGAGGCGGAATCCGCCGAGACAGAGGCGGAGTCAGCCGAGAAAGAGGCGGAGTCCGCCGAGGCAGAGGAGGAGTCAGCCGAGAAAGAGGCGGAGTCAGCCGAAGCAGAGAAGGAACAG GCCACCAAATtaaagggggaggagcctgaAGAGGACCAGTCACATCCTGTTTCGGCTTCTGGCCAATCAGAGCCAACCAGGAAGAAGATCAGCTACGCCCAGTTGGTGAAGGAAGGTCGCAGGTTCAACATCGACCTGGTCTCCAAG cTGCTGTTCTCTCGTGGCTCGTTGGTCGACCTGCTCATCAGGTCCAACGTCAGCCGCTACACGGAGTTCAAGAACGTCACCAGGATACTCACATATCGCCATGGCAACCTGGAACAG GTACCCTGCAGTAGAGCGGATGTCTTTGCGAGTCGTCAGCTGTCTGTGGTTGAAAAGAGGAAGCTGATGCGTTTTCTAACTTCCTGTATGGAGGAGACGGAGACGGAGCAAG CATACAGCAGTCATCCATATTCAAAGTTCCTGCAGGACCAGCAGCTGGGGGACAACCTGCAGCACTTCTTACTCCATTCTATTGCCATGGTAACGGAAGACACACCCACAGAGGCGGGTCTAGCTGCTACACGGCACTTTCTGCGCTCCCTGGGTCGTTATGGCAACAGTCCATTTTTGTTCCCGGTGTACGGCCTTGGAGAAATCCCCCAGTGTTTCTGCAG gatGAGTGCGGTGTTTGGAGGGATCTACTGCCTGAGGCACTCGGTCAGCTGCCTCATCGTGGACGACAACAG GTGTAAGGCAGTGATCGACAGTCGAGGACAGCGAATCAGCTGCAGCCACTTTGTGGTGGAGGACGGGTATTTAGGCAGCATGAGGACTGTGACCACGCCCACCAG gcTGCTGAGCAGAGCCGTCTTGATAACGGACTCCTCGGTTCTGAGCAGCGACTCAGAGCAGCAG GTTTCCATGGTGACCATTCCTCCCGGGGAGGCGTGCCAGTCGGCGGTGAAGATGGTGGAGCTGTGCTCGTCTACAATGACCTGCATGCCCGGAACAT ATTTGGTCCACCTCACCTGTCAGTCAGTTAGCTCCGCCTTCGATGACCTGTCCCAGCTAGTAACCAGGATGTTCAACACGCCGGAGTCACAGGAGCCAG GGGGGCGTCCGGCCGTCCTCTGGAGTCTGTATTTCAACATGGTTGATGGAACGGTGCCTCGGGTCGAAGGTCAGGGACTCCCGTCTAACGTGCACGTGTGTTCTGGTCCAGAGGGAAGTCTGGATCATGAACAGAACATCAAACAG GCTGAGCTCATCTTCCAGAAGATTGTTCCCGATGAGGAGTTCTGTCCTCCAGCTCCAAACCCAGAGGACATCATCTATGATGGAGAAGGCCCCACCCCTTCAGCTGAGGAGCAGGACTCTGTTAAGGAGGCGGGGCTACAGGAGGAGTCAGGAGAGGATCTGAGTCCTCAGTTGGAGCAGTGA
- the chm gene encoding rab proteins geranylgeranyltransferase component A 1 isoform X1: MTQYCLFHGDRWACRLGGLWTRWTEKVFLNLNGLTESVVAAACSRVGQRVLHLDRRSYYAANWASFTFNALLTWIQEQQEGPQPEQVQDWSSLLEEGEELIHLSNPDLDSITNIQVVSYASEEEEEVPDTTKEETSADGPLEAESADSREEESAEAEEESAEKEAESAETEAESAEKEAESAEAEEESAEKEAESAEAEKEQATKLKGEEPEEDQSHPVSASGQSEPTRKKISYAQLVKEGRRFNIDLVSKLLFSRGSLVDLLIRSNVSRYTEFKNVTRILTYRHGNLEQVPCSRADVFASRQLSVVEKRKLMRFLTSCMEETETEQAYSSHPYSKFLQDQQLGDNLQHFLLHSIAMVTEDTPTEAGLAATRHFLRSLGRYGNSPFLFPVYGLGEIPQCFCRMSAVFGGIYCLRHSVSCLIVDDNRCKAVIDSRGQRISCSHFVVEDGYLGSMRTVTTPTRLLSRAVLITDSSVLSSDSEQQVSMVTIPPGEACQSAVKMVELCSSTMTCMPGTYLVHLTCQSVSSAFDDLSQLVTRMFNTPESQEPGGRPAVLWSLYFNMVDGTVPRVEGQGLPSNVHVCSGPEGSLDHEQNIKQAELIFQKIVPDEEFCPPAPNPEDIIYDGEGPTPSAEEQDSVKEAGLQEESGEDLSPQLEQ; the protein is encoded by the exons ATGACCCAGTACTGCTTGTTCCACGGAGACCGTTGGGCCTGCAGATTGGGGGGACTGTGGACTCGCTGGACTGAGAAGGTTTTCTTGAATCTGAACG GTCTGACGGAGTCCGTGGTGGCGGCGGCCTGCTCCAGAGTGGGTCAGAGGGTTcttcacctggacag GAGGAGTTATTATGCTGCTAACTGGGCCAGCTTCACCTTCAACGCTCTGCTCACCTGGATCCAGGAGCAGCAG GAGGGGCCTCAGCCAGAGCAAGTACAGGATTGGTCGAGCCTGCTGGAAGAAGGGGAGGAGCTAATACACTTGTCAAATCCAGACCTTGACTCCATCACTAACATACAGGTGGTCTCCTACGCCAG tgaggaagaggaggaagttCCAGACACCACCAAAGAAGAAACATCTGCAGATGGCCCATTAGAGGCGGAGTCTGCAG ATTCAAGGGAGGAGGAGTCAGCCGAGGCAGAGGAGGAGTCAGCCGAGAAAGAGGCGGAATCCGCCGAGACAGAGGCGGAGTCAGCCGAGAAAGAGGCGGAGTCCGCCGAGGCAGAGGAGGAGTCAGCCGAGAAAGAGGCGGAGTCAGCCGAAGCAGAGAAGGAACAG GCCACCAAATtaaagggggaggagcctgaAGAGGACCAGTCACATCCTGTTTCGGCTTCTGGCCAATCAGAGCCAACCAGGAAGAAGATCAGCTACGCCCAGTTGGTGAAGGAAGGTCGCAGGTTCAACATCGACCTGGTCTCCAAG cTGCTGTTCTCTCGTGGCTCGTTGGTCGACCTGCTCATCAGGTCCAACGTCAGCCGCTACACGGAGTTCAAGAACGTCACCAGGATACTCACATATCGCCATGGCAACCTGGAACAG GTACCCTGCAGTAGAGCGGATGTCTTTGCGAGTCGTCAGCTGTCTGTGGTTGAAAAGAGGAAGCTGATGCGTTTTCTAACTTCCTGTATGGAGGAGACGGAGACGGAGCAAG CATACAGCAGTCATCCATATTCAAAGTTCCTGCAGGACCAGCAGCTGGGGGACAACCTGCAGCACTTCTTACTCCATTCTATTGCCATGGTAACGGAAGACACACCCACAGAGGCGGGTCTAGCTGCTACACGGCACTTTCTGCGCTCCCTGGGTCGTTATGGCAACAGTCCATTTTTGTTCCCGGTGTACGGCCTTGGAGAAATCCCCCAGTGTTTCTGCAG gatGAGTGCGGTGTTTGGAGGGATCTACTGCCTGAGGCACTCGGTCAGCTGCCTCATCGTGGACGACAACAG GTGTAAGGCAGTGATCGACAGTCGAGGACAGCGAATCAGCTGCAGCCACTTTGTGGTGGAGGACGGGTATTTAGGCAGCATGAGGACTGTGACCACGCCCACCAG gcTGCTGAGCAGAGCCGTCTTGATAACGGACTCCTCGGTTCTGAGCAGCGACTCAGAGCAGCAG GTTTCCATGGTGACCATTCCTCCCGGGGAGGCGTGCCAGTCGGCGGTGAAGATGGTGGAGCTGTGCTCGTCTACAATGACCTGCATGCCCGGAACAT ATTTGGTCCACCTCACCTGTCAGTCAGTTAGCTCCGCCTTCGATGACCTGTCCCAGCTAGTAACCAGGATGTTCAACACGCCGGAGTCACAGGAGCCAG GGGGGCGTCCGGCCGTCCTCTGGAGTCTGTATTTCAACATGGTTGATGGAACGGTGCCTCGGGTCGAAGGTCAGGGACTCCCGTCTAACGTGCACGTGTGTTCTGGTCCAGAGGGAAGTCTGGATCATGAACAGAACATCAAACAG GCTGAGCTCATCTTCCAGAAGATTGTTCCCGATGAGGAGTTCTGTCCTCCAGCTCCAAACCCAGAGGACATCATCTATGATGGAGAAGGCCCCACCCCTTCAGCTGAGGAGCAGGACTCTGTTAAGGAGGCGGGGCTACAGGAGGAGTCAGGAGAGGATCTGAGTCCTCAGTTGGAGCAGTGA
- the rps14 gene encoding 40S ribosomal protein S14, giving the protein MAPRKGKEKKEEQVISLGPQVAEGENVFGVCHIFASFNDTFVHVTDLSGKETICRVTGGMKVKADRDESSPYAAMLAAQDVAQRCKELGITALHIKLRATGGNRTKTPGPGAQSALRALARSGMKIGRIEDVTPIPSDSTRRKGGRRGRRL; this is encoded by the exons ATGGCTCCCCGCAAAGGTAAAGAAAAGAAGGAGGAGCAGGTGATCAGTCTGGGTCCACAAGTGGCCGAGGGCGAGAATGTGTTTGGAGTCTGCCACATCTTCGCCTCCTTTAACGACACCTTCGTCCACGTCACCGATCTCTCCGGGAA GGAGACGATCTGCCGCGTGACAGGAGGGATGAAGGTGAAAGCCGACAGGGACGAGTCGTCTCCGTACGCAGCCATGTTGGCGGCCCAGGACGTGGCGCAGCGCTGCAAGGAGCTCGGGATCACAGCGCTGCACATCAAGCTGAGAGCCACCGGGGGCAACAG GACGAAGACTCCTGGACCCGGAGCCCAGTCCGCTCTCAGAGCCCTGGCTCGTTCTGGAATGAAGATCGGCCGTATCG AGGACGTCACCCCCATCCCATCAGACTCCACCAGGAGGAAGGGAGGACGCCGTGGTCGGCGTCTGTGA
- the LOC112137034 gene encoding cysteine-rich and transmembrane domain-containing protein 1, whose amino-acid sequence MSGQPPPPYHPYNPDGAPPPSFPPAFVSQPAFFPGSIYQTFPQAPTDSTLHHAGQLGHGVGSLLGYLGDKQEHPQPPKHAVNVMEPRPYQERGVGSYLAACSAALCCCCLWDLLHR is encoded by the exons ATGAGTGGACAGCCTCCTCCCCCGTATCATCCCTATAACCCGGatggagctccgcccccttctttCCCACCAG CTTTTGTCTCACAGCCAGCCTTTTTCCCTGGCTCCATTTACCAG ACTTTTCCTCAGGCCCCCACAGACTCCACCCTCCATCACGCAGGACAGCTGGGGCATGGTGTGGGGTCACTGCTGGGTTACCTTGGAGACAAGCAGGAGCACCCCCAACCCCCAAAACATGCAG TGAACGTGATGGAGCCCCGCCCTTATCAGGAGAGAGGTGTGGGCTCGTACCTGGCAGCGTGTTCGGctgctctctgctgctgctgcctgtgGGATCTGCTTCATCGCTGA